The following DNA comes from Corynebacterium lizhenjunii.
TGACTGCGGCTTCGATGACGCCGCCTTCCACAATCAACTGTGCGGACCCAATGTGGGCCACCAGCGGGTCGACGCCGCGGGCCATGTGATAGCCCGGCAGGTCGGTGGCGCTGGCCAGACCCGTGGCGGAGGAGATGTAGAGCTCCGTGCCGCGCAGCTTGGCGGCGTTTAGGAAGGCGTCGTTGTAGCGGTTAGTGGGCGATCCCATGGGGCCCCACATCTGCTCCGGCTGGCCGCCGCCGCGGTTGACGGTCAGGCGCAGGAACTCGTACTGCGCCGGGTAGGCCGTCTGCGCGCAGCCAGCAAAGGAACCCACTGCGTCATAGAAGCCGGGGTTGTGCTGTGCCAGCAGCAGGGAGGATGTTGCAGACATCGACATGCCAGCAATCGCCCGCTTGTTGTTGGCCTGCAGACGTGCCTCTAGCGGTCCGGGCAGCTCCTTAGTCAGGAAGGTCTCCCATTTCTGTGGGCCGCGCAGATAGTTCGACTCCGGCGAGACATTCCAGTCCGTGTAGTAGGAGAACGCACCCGCCTGCGGGACCACTACGTTGACCTTCTTGTCCGCATAGAAGTTCACCACGTCGGACATGGACAGCCAGTCAGAGTTCTGCTCAGCGCTGCCCGCGCCGTTGAGCAGGTAGATGGTAGGCCGGTTGGGCTCACCAGCGGGAATGACCGCCAGAGGAATCTGGCGTCCGCCCATCGCGGGGGAGGAGGCCTGAAGTTTGAGCACCCGGGGGTCATTGCCAAACTTCTCGAACCACGTGCGGCTGGCTACCTCCGGGGTGACTTGCAGGTTGCTGATCTGTGATTGCGGTGCACCGCCAGCTGCTTGCTGCGGGGTCACGGTGGCGGCCTGCGCTGGGACAGCAAAGGCCGCTCCGGCCAATGCCACGGCGCTCAGCGACGCCGCAGCGACCTTTGCCGATAGGCCGGTGGTTAGGCCAGCCATCATTGCGGAAAGACGCGTGTGAGTCATGAAGAAGTCCTTCTGGGGTTCGGGTGCGTGTTTAGGCTCCGGTCGGGGCTGGTGCAGGTGCGACCACTTCAGGGGCCGGTGCGGGCGCACCGGAGGTCGGGCCCGCAGGAGCAGCAGGGGCCGGGGCTGCGGGAGCAGCGGCCGCTGCGGGAGCTGCAGGAGCAGTGGGCGCGGCATCGGCATTGGGGGCATCGGCAGTCCCGGGCAAGATATCGGCAGGCAGGTTCTTCAGGTCTGCAAGGTTCAGCTCGGTAACGGTCTTCTCAGCGGTCGGGTCAACGGCGCTGCGCAGGGCCGGGGCCGGAGCGGGAACGATGCCGCGGTTCGGGTCTTCGCCGTAGCCTTCCGGCTGGCCAAAGGCCTTGGCGTAGGTGTTCCAGGACTTCCAGATGTCTTCCTTCCAACCCGGCCAGGAGTGGGTGCCGGTGGGGCGGAAGTTCCAGTCGGCGGGGATGCCCTCGCGGTCCATCTTGCGCTTGAGCTGGGTGGTGCAGTCGTACATGGCTGCCTCGATGGCGCCGCCTTCGATGGTGACGGTGGAGGAGGACTTAAACGCGGACGACAGGTTGGTGTTGCCGTTTTGCAGGAAGGAGGACAGCATCTCATTTTCCCCGGGCAGGCCGGTGGAGGTGGAGACGTACACGTGGGCCCCGCGCAGGTTGTTGGAGTTGATCAGGGCGTCGTTAAAGCGGCTGTAGGCGCCGCCGCGCGGGCCCCACATTTGCTCCGGGGTGGCGCCGCCGCGCTGGACGGTCAGGCTGGTGTAGAGCCACGGCATGGGGGTGGAGGTGGCGGCGCAGCCGGAGTAGGAGCCCACGGCGTCGTAGAAGCCCGGGTTGTGTTCGGCGAGCAGGAGGGCGGAGGTTGCGGACATGGACATGCCGGCGATGGCGCGCTTGCCGTTGCCGTTGATGTGGTGCTCCAGGGGGCCGGGGAGTTCCTTGATTAGGAAGGTCTCCCACATTTGCTTGGTGTCCAGGTAGTCGGTCTTTGGTGCGTTGACCCAGTCGGTGTAGTAGGAGAATGCGCCGTCTTGGACTACGACGACGTTGACGTCCTTTTTGATGTAGAAGTCGATGAGGTTGGTGTTGCCCTTTTCGCCGTCGGTCATCACCAGCCAGTCGATGCCCTGCTCGGCACCGCCGGCGCCGTTGAGCAGGTAGATGGTGGGGCGGGAGCGGTCGAAGTTGCCGGTGGGGGTGATGACGGCCAGGTTGACCTTGGCACCGTCCATGGCGGGGGAGGTGGCGGTGAGGAACTTGACGTTCTTGCGCTTGTTGTAGGCAGGGGTCAGCCACTTGAGGTGGTCGGGCGGGTTGCTGATGAAGTTGCCGTCTTCGACGATGAATTCCCCGTTGTCGTCGCGCTTGAAGTACTTTTGGGCTTCTTGCTCGATGTCGAGTTCTTCGATGGTGGACAGGCGGTCTGCTGGGGCAACATTGTTGGGCCAGCGGGTTTCGGGCGCGTGTCCGGCGCTGGCGATGGGGGTGGTTAAGGCGCCTACGGCCAGGGCGGCGGCCGCGGTGGCAGAGGTGAGAGTCCTCAAGAGCTTCATGGATTGTTTCTTCCTGTGTGCGGTTGTCTTTGTCAACATCGTTGTGTAACTGGGTTCCGTTAGCAAGTTTCCGCCACGGCGGCGTGAAAGCTGGTGCTGGTGTGACAATTGTGTCATAATTTGCGGCGAAGCGTTAGTTCTAACGCGACGAATTTCCCAGATTTTTTAAGGACTCCCATGAACTTCC
Coding sequences within:
- a CDS encoding alpha/beta hydrolase, which encodes MAGLTTGLSAKVAAASLSAVALAGAAFAVPAQAATVTPQQAAGGAPQSQISNLQVTPEVASRTWFEKFGNDPRVLKLQASSPAMGGRQIPLAVIPAGEPNRPTIYLLNGAGSAEQNSDWLSMSDVVNFYADKKVNVVVPQAGAFSYYTDWNVSPESNYLRGPQKWETFLTKELPGPLEARLQANNKRAIAGMSMSATSSLLLAQHNPGFYDAVGSFAGCAQTAYPAQYEFLRLTVNRGGGQPEQMWGPMGSPTNRYNDAFLNAAKLRGTELYISSATGLASATDLPGYHMARGVDPLVAHIGSAQLIVEGGVIEAAVNNCTHNFKAKLDQLGIPADYNFRNAGTHSWPGWHQDLERSWATFWRAFYAK
- a CDS encoding alpha/beta hydrolase, with the protein product MKLLRTLTSATAAAALAVGALTTPIASAGHAPETRWPNNVAPADRLSTIEELDIEQEAQKYFKRDDNGEFIVEDGNFISNPPDHLKWLTPAYNKRKNVKFLTATSPAMDGAKVNLAVITPTGNFDRSRPTIYLLNGAGGAEQGIDWLVMTDGEKGNTNLIDFYIKKDVNVVVVQDGAFSYYTDWVNAPKTDYLDTKQMWETFLIKELPGPLEHHINGNGKRAIAGMSMSATSALLLAEHNPGFYDAVGSYSGCAATSTPMPWLYTSLTVQRGGATPEQMWGPRGGAYSRFNDALINSNNLRGAHVYVSTSTGLPGENEMLSSFLQNGNTNLSSAFKSSSTVTIEGGAIEAAMYDCTTQLKRKMDREGIPADWNFRPTGTHSWPGWKEDIWKSWNTYAKAFGQPEGYGEDPNRGIVPAPAPALRSAVDPTAEKTVTELNLADLKNLPADILPGTADAPNADAAPTAPAAPAAAAAPAAPAPAAPAGPTSGAPAPAPEVVAPAPAPTGA